The stretch of DNA ACTTTTGTTGCGGAAGATTTTAGGTCCACACCCCCACTATTGTCATAATATGGGACTGTTTCTAGTGGGATACCCATTTAATCACTCACAATTTTTTATAATCATCACAAGGAACATTCTTCCCCTGCAAAAATAAAATCCTTTGTTCTAAATTCATGCATTGACATTCACCCATAAGCGCAAATGCTTCTTCATCAACAAGATCAAAAGTGGATCCATTATCTAAAGTCAGAACTAGAATTCTATTCCTAGGTTGAATAGCAACAATGGCTAAGGTGTTAATTATCACACCGTTTTTTAATTGGATTAAAAACCCGCATATTTTGCAAACCCACTGAAATTGAGAGGCATCTAAGAGGATATCTTCTCCGCTCAACATCCTAATACGATAATCATTCTGATCTGAATGAATACTCATGATTTTAGTTGCATTAATATGGGATCCATCTTTTAATTTTATAAACATTCTATCCCTACCTTACTTCATATTGACCTTTTATCGACCACACTCGATTAGCTGTGTCAGCTGTGTTAATATACTCTAAATGGCCTCTGTTATTTACAATATCGGCTCGGATACCTCCGCAAAGGCCCGCAGATTCCAATGAATTTGCCACCCCTCCTGCTTGGGTAAACAAAGTGAAAGTTGATGCGATAGGTAATGAAAAACCTAGTTCTGTTTTAATTGAAGCCGCTGTTGGATCAATGGTTAATCTTCCGGAAAATTCCACTGAGTTTCCTACTCTGCTCCATGTCCAATTACCAACGGTTGAGGCCGCAACATTAGTTACATTAAATAAAGTTGGAGTATAGGTTCCTGATGCAATAGCTTGATTACTAGCATTCCCAGTTCCACCATTATTGTGAATATTTCTAGGTAAGATCTCTCCTCTCGAAGTAATCTTAAGATTGTCAACCATAGATCCATTTCGAATTTGCCGTAAGATAAAATCGAAATCTTCAGAACCTGCAGTAAGGTCCGTTGAAACAAAATCTATATTCCCAATGACCGGGTCAAATATTCCGCTTGTCTGGCATTGGAACTCAACACCCACACCAATCCCCACGCCAGGGATTCCAGAAGTAAGACGGTTGAATCTCCCCATAGAAACTACGGTATTTGTCGTGACACTTGTGTAAGCCACATCCAATGGGGCAGTAGGGACCGAAACCCCTATCCCCAAGGCATGATTTGTGAAATCCCAAATAAACAGAGGATCTTGAGAAATAACACCGGCGTTTTCTGCAAATAAAACTGATCCTGGGGCAAAAGTTGAAAGAGTTAATCCGTTGAAGGTTGGTGAAGCCGTATCCTTCAAATCTTGCTGAAGATCGAAGGTGAAGACATCAGCAAGCTCACTTATTTCTAGCCCATTTGTCCCATTTTCAAAAGTTTTGAATTCGAGAATAGTTCCATTTTTTTGTTTAAAATTTTCAAACGTACCACCGCCGATATTCGAAGCGCCAGTAACATCACCCATGCCACCACCGCCTCCTTTTTTTAAAATCGGTCCTAATGTCATTATTGCGCCGCCTTTCTATAAGTAAAATACATAAAGGTGACAATTTCGCCCGCGCTGCCATTCACATAGACTTGAGAAATATTTTGTGCGCTTATTGGGATTGAATCACCAGGCTGCAAAACAATTCCATTTGTTCCGGCGACTAGATTTTCTCCCCCTAACTCTACATTTGCAGCATTTGAAGGAGGAGATTGCACGATAAGATCATAGCAATAAGCATCTCCCAATTGTTGATTAGTTCCATCTAAAGTTACCGACCCGTTAACCAATCTATCATCATCGGTTATCTGATTAATAACATGCACCGCTTGACCAGCCATAAAAATCTCCTAATAATAAAATGAATAACTTAACCCTTGGTAAGGCACGTTTTCCGCACTATCCGATCTTGCCATCGATTCCGAAAAATGCTGTTCCCAAATCTCTAATCGACTTCTAAAACTTTGAATGTCCGAAACTCCACCCATAGCGTCCTTTGTTTCTAAAATCGCTATTGTTGCGTATAATACGATCATCGGTTCAAATATTATTGGGAATACCGGATCAAATTCGAATTCGTTACCTTCATCAGCTCCAGGGAAAATCGGTATATAGTTATAATCTAATTTTAATCCTGAATTCGGACCAGCCGGCTCGTTAACAACTGGCGTAGGTAATAATACTATATTTAGATTTCTAAGATTATAGTCCGGCAAATAAGCGTCGAATGCCCCAACCCCATTATTATAAATCGGCTGATAACGCTTTTCATTCCTCTTCAATGGATATAAATCCATTGTTCTCCGTTTATATAATACGCTCACCGATTTAAACTTAGGAAGAAGTCCTGAAATATCAATTTCAGCAACTCCGGCGGTTATAGCCAAATTCACAGAGGTCTCAAAATATCCTTCGCCCTCATTAAGCATTCTCATTGAGTAATGCTTATAAGCCTCACTGATAAATAATTTAATGTACTCAGTGTTATACAACAGATCTTCGCCGAGGCTGTTAGTAGCCTGAAGATTCATTCGAACTTGTGTAACCAATGTTCCTAAATCAGACATTTGCTCCCTCTAATTCTGATGCTGATTTTACAGAGCGCATGCGTCTTGGAGGATATTTAGATTTTGCAAAGTCCTCAAATTCGGAAGCTTTAGTTTCATCTTTAACTTCTCTGATTTCAGGAAGAGGCTCGGCATTAAAATGATCAAGAAAACTTCCGCTTTCACGCATAGGCTTTTGTTGATTCAGGACGTGTCTTATTTCTTTATCCCAGCGCAAAGCCTCATTAAAAGTCTCTGTAAATTGAAACGTTGAGCCTTTTCGCTCATACTCATCCTTTTGCATAAGATGGTTAGAAATGCGCGTCTTGAGCCGTCCATTAAGATAATTAATCATGGCTTGGCGTTTTGCTTCTTCAAATTCTTCAGGATTATCCGGGATAATAAAGACGCCTTTGCTTTTCATTTGTTCATAAAGCAAAGGGGCTAATCTGTCAGGAACCTCAACAATATTTAGGGGGATTTTCTCAACAATCTCTCCCGTAACTTCATCTTTTACTTCTTTATAAGTTCCCATCTTGGGAAAGATAAAAGGATAACTGTCACATTGGGTTTTATAAGTTTCAAGAGTTACATTCATCATTTTTTTCATAACTGACCTTTCTATATCCTGCGGTGGCATCTGAAACGGGAAGCCCTTCTAATTCCTTGGCGGCTTTCCTCCATTGCACAACGTCCTCTCTGAGCATTGCTTGATGATCGTCGGAAATTTGTTGTTCTTTTTTTTCTACATAAGCGTCCAAATCCGACTTTAAACGCTTAAACCATTCATCAATCCCCATTTCCCTTTTTGCTTCATATCTCTGTCGATAAACATACAGGCGATTTAATACCCATTCGCCAGGAGCCTTCGGATTTCCATCCTCATCCTCGCAAGCAAGAATTACGTTCCATCCGCTGCCATCTGGAGCAGCTTCCAAAACAACCCATTTTTTTTGAATTTGATCGAAGGTAAGTCTTAAATTAGGATCGAAATTTCTGAGTTTATTTTCAAAAAATGGATCTTGCAAAATAAGAGAATAAGTCTCGCCTATTAAGTTCCCAGCCCGATCATGAAAGTTAGAATTTAATTCCATAAATTTATAAAATGGATGCCTGAGACTTGCCCAGGCATCCAATTAATTAGAATAGAGGCTCTAATAAGTTGGTTAATCGACCATGAGCGTTACGCTTCCACGTGCCAATATCGCCTTCGTAAATGTAATATCCGCCGATATTGTCATAGCCTGGGATTTGATAGAGCGTGTTTCCAGTTTCATCCGCCAAGTGCATATCACGAGTTTGAAACTTCTCAATATTTTGAGAGCTCAACATGGCAACTTCACCGATAGGATACGTCCAGTCAACGATCCATTCCATGTTTTGCCATTTCAGGACCACAACACCGCCTTTGATTTCTCCTGGCTCATATCGAGTTTTAGGCAATTCTTGAGCTTGGTAGTTTCTGGCCTGTCCGTAGTTTGACTTAAGAATGTCCGGAGTGCTTCCCCCAGTAACTGCAATGCGATTGTTAGTTTTAAGTAAGAGATCTTGAGACACTGGAGCGCCACCACCATCAACAACATTTCCTTGCCAAATGGGATATTGAGTGACGTCAATGCCTTCAAAAATCGTAGAAAAGACGTTGGTGTCTGCAATTGCTTGCGTCCCATTCAACTCTTTAAAGTTTCCAGGGCTGACACCGTCCAAGATTAATTCTTTAACAATAATAGAATTATCCGACCAGTTTTGAGCTGCGGCCAAGGTCAGAGTTGAGGTTTCGTAGTTAACGTTATTAATACGAACACCAGAGACCTCTTTAACACCATTGATCGCTGTCCACACATCGATTCGCATTCCAACGCGGAATGGGAATGGGTCGTCAACTATCAATTGCGTGGAACCTACACCCGCACCATTCGCCAGAGAGATTTGTCCTGTACCCGTACCATTCGCCTGACGGTTTAAATCCATCAGCATTCTTTTCATGTTATCTTTTTGCTGTTCATCAACGGCTCGTCCAAATGCAACTTTGTCAGAAGCAGAAAGCCGAATTGCCTTCCCGGTAATTTCAAAATTCCATTGAACAGTCTTTGACTTAATCCTCGGCTGAACAGGTTTTACAGAATCAGGCTCAAAGAACGCTTGGTTTTCAAATATTGCACCACCACGCTCGTTACCTTCCATGACAACCGAGTTATAAATACCATCACCGGATGGTTTTAAGGATGAGGTTTTAATTTTATTCCAAAATGGAGCATAAAGATTCTGCTGGTTGGTCATAATATCGGAACCGTCATTATAATTCCGCTTCAATGCACCAGCTAGATTAGTTAAATTTGTATTCGCCATAAATAGCCTTTCTCAATTGATCTTATGAATCAAAAAAAAGAAGACTATGTCAGGTTCTAGCTAAAAAAAGAGTTTGCAACGTCCATGATTCTATCATGATCCGTCATTTTCCCTTTTCCTATAGGCATTTGACCACTAGAAGTCCCACTCAAAGGAGGCACATCCGTCACGGACTTCTTTGACATATCCCTTCTTATTTTCTCTTCCATGTATTTAATGCACTGTTTCATTGTGGAATATGCTTGATCAAATTCTTGTATCGTTGGGATGTCTGGATTTTTTGCGCTAGACTGAAGAATTGCTTTCGTCGCACTATCAATCAGACTAACAAATTTATCATCAACAGGCTGGCCATTTTCATCTAAATAACCATCCTCCAGCAATCTTTTTTCATATTCGACATCAAGATCCCGTTGATAATTCTGAACCTGTTCTTTCATGAACGCTTGGCGTTCACTCTCTTGAGTTTCTTTCCAACGTTTCAACTCTTCGATCTCTTTAAAATAAGAGGCCGTTTTTTCATCGTAATCCTCTTCAGATGGACGTTGAGTCATTTCGGATTGTTTATCTTTCTGAAATAGCTCCGCTACAACCTCATGAGGGTCACGACCACTAAAGAGATGATACAAAAGAGCCGCATATTCTGGGCGCTGAGCCAAAAGATCGCGCACCATTGCCGCTTTCTGAAAATCATCGCTTTCATATTGCTGACTTTTTTCCTGCAATGATTTTAATTGCTCTCTGAGCTGTTTTCGCTCTTTAAGCAATTTTTCCCATCGCTGGTTTTTCTGGATAGGCTTAACCTCTTCCTCACCATCCTCCGTTTCCGAATTTGATTGAGATTCAAGGTAATCACTATCCTGACTATCGTAAGAATTAGCAATATCTTGCGCTGGCGAAACGCTTTCGTTCCCTAAGGAACCGCCTTGGCCTTCATTTTGGACCGAATTTTGAATTTGTTTTTGCATATATCCTCTTTATTTTAGCGTCTTGTATGACGAAACATCCCGTATCGTGGGAAACCCCGATTGACCCGTATCGTGGATCATCCGAAAAACTTTTCTATGCAGCTTGCGGCTGCCCCCCTTGCTGTGCCATCATCATTTGTTGTTCCATTTGGGCTTGTTGTTGCTGCTCCATCTGTAAATCTAGCTGTTGTTGATGCTCGGCAATATGTTGCTTCATTAACTCGATTATTTCAGGAGGTTTACTCTCAATAAAATTCGGATCTTGGGCTTGAAGTTTATGCGCAGAAATATGAAGCCCATGCTCATCTAATTCCGAAATAGGCATAGGTTGCCCCATAGCCATGTTTCCATTTTCCCAAAGCGCTTTTTTAAGCTCCACGCTCTGCTCGTTTTCTAAAGGCTCTAAATCTAGTTTCTTAACAAGATCATCTCTCATCTTCTGACCACGTGGAGAATCCTCAACTAAACCTGGTCCCAAAATTCCCGTTTGAATTAAATCAATATAGGATTTCTTTTTCACTGACTCGTTTTTAGGAATCATCGAACCGCGCTCGATTTCAATATTCAACCCATCAGAAAGGTCCTCTGCCCCGATAAAATCCTCTTTTTGATATCGAAAAGAATCTTGAGACATTAACGAAAGCTTCTTTCGCAATGCAGGATCAGGATATCTCATGAACCGATGCAATAGACGTAATTTCTTCTGAAATCTTTGTTGATGAAAATACTCCCACGATCCCATTAAATCACTGTATTGAGTATTTGAATTCTCCAAAAGCATTTGAATTGCAGCCGCAGCGGTCACACCTGTAGGAGTCTGCCCTTGCATAACAAAATTAGTTCCTGCAATTCTAACCATCTGATCAATTAAAAGCTGTTTTTCTTTAAAGAACTGCTCAGGCAAAGGAATCCCATTAAATGGCATAGGGGCACCGATACCAGGCTTATAAGGAATCATCTTTGATCCAGAGCCATCCCATACACCCGTTTTTATCGATTTTTCAGGGTAAAAGATGTTTGGCTTAGCGATTGTGTTTGCGTTTAATAAAATCGTCTTATTGATTTCATTAATTCGCATCTGAATCGGCACCAATTGCTCAACCAAAGACTTGCCTAAAAACCTTCCAACATACTCTTCAAACTTCATGAAAGTATAAGGATGCCACATGGTTCTTTCAAACGGCATAAAATAAGGACTTCCGGTCTCTGCGTCTGAAATATAAACAATTTCATCGCCTGCAAAAATGATCATCCTTCCCTTTGGGAAATCCTTATTAGGACGAACAAATAGTTCTTTAATCAACGTCTTGTTTCTAGCCGCCGAAGTATCCCTTGAATTTCTGGAAAGATAGGGAACATTAAATTTCATCCCTTCAAGAGTCATCATGACATCGGTCATCGTATCACTCTCAGCTATCTTAGAAGCTTTTCCGGTATATCCCGGAAGATCAATATCAAAAGCCTGCCTTGCCCAATCCACATCGACAACATATTGGTCGCCAACATAAGGCTGTTTTTCGAAATCCAAAACAGAATGATCAAGGATCATATGGAAAGGCGTCAAAATACCAACGGAATTATTTCCCGTAGTTTCATTGCTCTGCTCCCACTGGCCGGTCATTTCGTTAAACTTATTGACATAGGTCCCGCTATTATAATCCCAATAATCTTTTCCAAAAACGTTACCAATAGTCAGAAGCCAAAACGAAGCCTCTCTTGACCTTAAGAATTCATTATCCAGCTCATATTTAGCATTAAGAACATCCTCAGAAACCTTTGCGATAGCCTTTGCAGATTCATCATTCCCATCATTTTCAGCAACCACAGAAGGCCGCGAACGAGTCATATAAGATTGCAGCGTGCGAACAATAGGCTCAATTTCATTCGTTTGATAACCTAAAAACTCCTGTTCAAATTTGTAATTTGTCACAGGTTGATTATTAACGATGATCGAGGACGCTCCATAGGTGGAGGGGTTTTGATCTCCATTAGCGAAAGCCACAGAACGACGAGCAATCAGTGACCATGATTTCATGTAAGCCTGATAGTCAGTAAAGAGCTCTTGGCAGGCGCCAAAAGCTTTCAAAGGATTTTCGCTATAGAGTTCTTTCATATCAGTTCGGTTTAATTAAAACGCGTTGACCTAAATCATCATACGTTTCCAACCATCCATCTTCATCAAGAGATGGATAAGAAGCGCTCCTAGGTTGAAGCGCTTCTCCAAAATATGTTTCAACATTACTTAAAATTCCCATAAGCTCACTGTTTCTTTTTCGCTCATATTCGAGGGAATCTTTTAAATGTTTGATTAATTTATTATTAAACACTAGGCGCCTGTCCGTTATCTACACCTTCAAGTTTATACGCCCAACGTGTTTGAGCAATAAAATCGACGGTGTATTTTTCGCGCTGGTTAACAACATCAAAACTTTTAACAGCTTTAGGATATTGCTCCGTAGCATTTGCCCCCGCAATATAGGTAAAGGTAATTCCACGAAGCTTTGTCATCGAAGAAGAGCCTTCCGCGACGGTGTCGTTTGTTGTTGCTCCGGGGATAATTTCAATTTGGCTGTCTCCAATATCAGTCCCAGCAAATGTCCCGTATAAAACACAATCAGCCGGCGAATGTCCGCCACCTCTAATAAAAACCTCTTCATTTACAATAAGAGCCATTTTTGTTTCTCCTTTTTAATATCCGTACGCTTCGACAGGTACGTTTGTTAATGTGCTTAAATCAGTTCCGTTTGCGACTTCTCCACCGCTCGCAGTGTTGTAAGTGATTTCGAAATCATCACCGTCCGATAAAGTATCTAAATTGACGGTGTTATTTGTTGTACTAACCAGCCCGGCGACAGGGACAAAAGCCCCATTTTTAGTAATGTTTGTAACATCTGCCTCGGCTGGAGTTTTTAAAAGACTCGGCAAGCCAATCAATGAACCAATGCCAAGAGAAGCTTTAAGCCCCCCTGCCGGCGCATTGTCATAGGTCACGCTTGTAACAGTCGTAAAAGGCTTCACCCCGTATTTGTAACGAAATTGGGTATTCGCAATTGTCTTGTTCCCGGCTGTAGAAGTAAAAGTAATTTGCTCAACCTGTGCAGCCCCACGATATGTCCCTGTAACGGTAAAAGTCGTCACTCCCTCAAAAAGGTCCAAAGGACCACCAGAGTCATTATCAATAACAATCGCAATATTTCTTGAACGATCAGGATTTATTGTCGGGACGATAGTGCCGGCATAGTTCGTGAAAGTATCCAGAGCTTTTAATAAAGCTCCATTTGTAGGATTGGCAGCAGCATCCACATTCTCTGAATTCGTATTCGCTGACCCTTTAATATCAGCGCCCGAATAAACGACAACCTCGCTTCCACCGCTTCCGCCTCCTGTAATTACCTTGATCAAAGCATATTCGCCGGTTGAGCTAATAACAGGCTCGAATAAGTAGCCCCCTGAAACCCCGGCGATAATAACGCTTTCAAATGAGGTGAGCCCCACTGATGACGCTGTTAATCTTTCTCCGCCGGAAACATAAGATGAGTCAAAGTTAATTTTGAAAGTCCTGCCTAATCGACTCCCAGCTGAATTATATTTTAAAGACCCACTTGCTATAGATAAAGCCATAATCTAATCCCTTTTCTTAATATGAATTGTCTTCCTCTTCTTCCTCGAAAAACTCAAAATCCTCGTAAACATCTTCCCCATTCATAACCCTTTTTCTCAACTGATACTGGTAAGAGTGATGATTCATCGTCCTTGCCTCTTGCAGGAAAGTATCTTTAGGATCTGCCGGCATCGGCCTACCCATAACAAAATACCTTTGCATATCCGCGCAATGATCATCACCATCAGTATCTAAATCCTCAACCCTATGGGGGTCATGCACAAGCTCGGGGACAGATCTAATCGTTTCCCTGCAAGTGCTAAAAATCTTAAGCCATGCATATTCATTTCCCTCTGAATCTTTTCGAGGCCGGTAATATTCTCTTAATCTTCCCCACCCATTGATTCGATCGTTATCCGCAGGGATAAAACTAATCTGTGACTGGTCTTTATTAAGCTCCTCAAGCCCTACAATCCCCGTTCCTTGACCTTTAGCCCTCAAAGCAGGGTCAACCATCGCCAACTCGATTTTTTCCCCTTTGCTTAACTTTAAAATCTCCTGCTTGAGAGATTCGAATGTCAACCCCGTCCGATAAAGTTCTCGATATTGATACGTTATCCCTTCAGGACTCACAGCGAACCACCCAACTGCACTAGGAGCCGTATATCCATAATCAAGCCCAATGTATCGGGCCCAATCCTTAGGGATCTCAAACGGCTGGCAAACGTGAAGGTTAGTGTCAAAGCTATCGAAAAATTGACCCTCAAAAACGTCCCAGGAGCCTTCTAGCCAAGCTTTTCGCGTCTTCTCCGGCAATGACCTTAGGTAAGCCTCATATTCAGGATCCTTGGCCATTAGCGTTGGATTATCAGTCAGTCTTGCGCTGATAAATACCCTGGTTTTTCTTGAGATCGGATCGATGTGCCTTACTCCGGAACCTTGGCTGACTCG from Candidatus Atribacteria bacterium ADurb.Bin276 encodes:
- a CDS encoding Terminase-like family protein; translated protein: MQIHWQPHSGPQTQALTRPEFEVLYGGARGGGKTDAGFAWLMRHIDNPRYRFLVIRRNAEDLSDWLDRAKSFYAPARAVITGRPATIRFPSGAMGRVGHLKDENAFDHYQGHEYQRILIEELTQIPREERYLKLISSCRSTVDGIKSQVFCTTNPGGPGHLWVKQRFRVSQGSGVRHIDPISRKTRVFISARLTDNPTLMAKDPEYEAYLRSLPEKTRKAWLEGSWDVFEGQFFDSFDTNLHVCQPFEIPKDWARYIGLDYGYTAPSAVGWFAVSPEGITYQYRELYRTGLTFESLKQEILKLSKGEKIELAMVDPALRAKGQGTGIVGLEELNKDQSQISFIPADNDRINGWGRLREYYRPRKDSEGNEYAWLKIFSTCRETIRSVPELVHDPHRVEDLDTDGDDHCADMQRYFVMGRPMPADPKDTFLQEARTMNHHSYQYQLRKRVMNGEDVYEDFEFFEEEEEDNSY